The following are encoded in a window of Cucurbita pepo subsp. pepo cultivar mu-cu-16 chromosome LG12, ASM280686v2, whole genome shotgun sequence genomic DNA:
- the LOC111807464 gene encoding protein TIME FOR COFFEE-like isoform X1 has translation MDRNREARRTTTNMAASNGLSRRRYRTSSLRDSPEDDGQLELQDTVRLRDRGSGKKDRDRDRDRDRDRDRERDRLSRSKRRRADRLIHGGSNREDGGEDSSEESVNDEEDEEDDDGGGGGGGGGASVRMLPPNPAAILSHRKTFPPAKSFRAAPSWKAADEMIGVSVPRKARSASTKRSHECWPAATGGGTVIEAINRQASTSPVRPSLTAMAATFQPPASPSSSNAPVRKKLKQTGPKLRPLKSSSKPSSTAQDEIEIEIAEVLYGMMRQPQGPPKQEPSTTDSMKFDSKSTTDAKSRVSSPISNSSDLPTPSILPQNSSSSVTPISTTAPKRKRPRPVKYDDENTATFSLRNSPISSRAKAEADQPPTNAEIPSSNVDKVSGSAGENVVSNESANSLALPESRPESMKVDATSAMPNSKPLTEESDGKDLGSSKEEPQSPLKESNGPRLEDKREDMTATKSNSSTFDAENQRDDKYKIDLMAPPPLRASPEREGEIDFVAVDAKPMVIDADTEMKPLINEDDKGTIRLGGAKEALNVESKAIPAEEADSKNPIACKDRNFDLQLDLVKTIDRDGPNKLHQHVQKQLPQPSSEKAGSAVQAGSLPLPMSLPGWPSGLPPMGYVAPLPGVVSVDGSALPAAAMQPPNFLFPQPRPKRCATHFYIARNILYHQQIARMNPFWPAAAGSASLFGAKHGNLSIVPSTDLQGNLPKSGVNAMQDKGQSLGMFTGHAGKDRGSQAVNVVDASQRKQILLQQALPPGAPSNILHGPAFILPLSQQQQAAVATSVRPVSVKSPPPGGNANGSVASNASNPASVSTSPAAAMSFNYSGVPGNEPQYLAILQNNGYTYPIPAHVGAPPAYRGSHAHSMPFFNGSFYSSQMLHPSQLQQQPPPQSHPNQQGPQNANTANGSSSSQKNMSNQQQRPHGSSFSGNFQGFPASRNQPSQSQHPQQQQNHASHQTRQHESEIGGEDSPSTADSRVNLANLSVYGPNFPMPMHTPNFAMMPPASMVAAGGAPIDKKQQPQQQSQGSKGLEQSQTIPLSFAPNGAPNAPGLDLSSLSPNHPIFQSLPEITRQGYHQIMAAAAAQVAQQKKNYRVAEEGKTTHSSVGEDERKNMSVKAPPTVGQSIAFSRTDLAETLISSMPAGAAVDSSARTLKLGSTARASGSVMPSGMSTVNMCGSQHQLQRNHHHQQQQQQQQMIQLQKQQQYAAAAAAVARTKTSATNNGNVYAEHPPASSMAAKFPNALSSFSQNLVPSNSNSPAQSPQWKNSVRTTSSQVPTPPHSSSNTSSIKNLPQQQQQQGRPQQNHSQISFGASSKSTAQSQGQQPASSNHPQSPGMIGSPTNSSLSKGAGGSPRTATSGSMSHKVGQSSSLSSQQTKHPTSMPPQKLSPAGGRNVTSILGNNQMTSSSSGTKLSQQSQQQQQQQQQQQQQQQQQQQHLSKQSLQQAQVLFPYMQAQVSHSSSSPTASPSSGYYPRRRPEQQSQLQGSGGTSSNGMLSLCHPVTHGGNSTTDPAKAVAAAAAGTANNMKGGSLSTQAILHPAQFAAAQSSGNPHQLVPAGFPYVHTAAVQVKSTEQKQPAGG, from the exons ATGGATAGGAACAGAGAAGCTAGAAGGACGACGACGAACATGGCGGCCTCCAACGGGCTCTCTAGACGGAGATACAGGACTAGTAGTCTCCGTGACTCTCCAG AGGATGATGGACAGTTGGAGTTACAGGATACCGTAAGATTAAGAGATCGAGGTAGCGGGAAGAAAGATCGAGATCGAGATAGGGATAGAGACAGAGATCGGGACCGTGAAAGAGATCGGCTAAGTAGGAGCAAGAGGAGGAGAGCCGATAGATTGATTCATGGTGGTAGCAATAGGGAAGATGGAGGTGAAGATAGTTCTGAGGAGAGTGTAAATGacgaagaggatgaagaagacgacgatggcggcggtggtggtggtggtggtggagcgTCCGTCAGAATGCTTCCGCCAAATCCGGCGGCGATCTTGAGCCATCGGAAGACTTTTCCACCGGCGAAGAGTTTCAGAGCAGCACCATCGTGGAAAGCAGCCGATGAAATGATTGGTGTGTCGGTGCCGAGAAAAGCCCGGTCAG CCTCGACGAAACGGTCTCATGAATGTTGGCCAGCAGCGACGGGCGGCGGAACGGTTATAGAGGCCATTAACCGGCAGGCTTCAACATCGCCAGTGAGGCCAAGTCTTACAGCAATGGCGGCGACGTTTCAGCCTCCAGCCTCGCCTTCTTCTTCCAATGCTCCGGTGAGGAAGAAGCTG AAGCAAACCGGACCTAAACTCCGGCCGCTCAAATCCTCCTCAAAACCATCATCCACGGCTCAAGACGAGATCGAGATCGAGATTGCTGAAGTCTTGTACGGTATGATGAGACAGCCTCAAGGTCCTCCCAAACAAGAACCCTCTACCACTGATTCCATGAAGTTCGATTCCAAATCAACCACTGATGCCAAATCCAGAGTTTCATCGCCGATTTCCAACTCTTCTGATTTGCCTACCCCTTCCATTTTGCCTCAAAATTCCAGTTCTTCTGTCACTCCGATATCAACCACAG CACCCAAGAGGAAAAGACCGCGTCCTGTGAAGTACGACGACGAGAACACCGCCACCTTCAGCCTTCGGAATAGCCCCATTTCATCAAGAGCCAAAGCTGAGGCCGATCAGCCGCCTACCAACGCCGAGATCCCTTCATCAAATGTGGACAAAGTTTCAGGATCTGCAGGTGAAAATGTAGTTTCAAATGAATCTGCTAATTCTCTGGCTTTACCGGAGTCCCGTCCAGAATCTATGAAGGTGGACGCAACCAGTGCCATGCCCAATTCCAAGCCATTGACTGAAGAATCAGACGGCAAAGATTTGGGTTCTAGCAAGGAAGAACCCCAATCTCCCCTGAAGGAATCAAATGGCCCTAGATTAGAAGATAAGCGAGAGGATATGACAGCGACTAAATc AAATTCATCAACATTCGATGCTGAGAACCAGCGGGATGATAAGTACAAGATAGATCTAATG GCTCCTCCACCATTACGAGCTTCTCCGGAAAGAGAGGGTGAGATTGATTTTGTGGCCGTAGATGCTAAACCTATGGTCATAGATGCAGACACG GAAATGAAGCCTCTGATAAATGAAGACGACAAAGGAACAATCAGACTTGGGGGGGCTAAAGAGGCGCTGAACGTGGAGTCGAAGGCTATACCAGCTGAAGAAGCTGATTCAAAGAATCCCATTGCTTGCAAAGATAGGAATTTTGACCTTCAGCTTGATTTAGTTAAGACGATTGATAGAGATGGCCCCAACAAGCTCCACCAGCATGTGCAGAAACAGCTGCCGCAACCCAGCTCGGAAAAGGCTGGATCTGCCG TACAAGCGGGCTCTCTTCCTTTGCCCATGTCTCTACCTGGCTGGCCAAGTGGGCTGCCTCCTATGGG ATATGTGGCACCACTACCAGGAGTTGTGTCTGTGGATGGAAGCGCTTTGCCTGCTGCTGCCATGCAG CCgccaaatttcctttttcctcaacCTCGGCCGAAGAGGTGTGCTACGCACTTCTACATTGCTCGGAATATATTGTATCATCAACAAATTGCGAGGATGAATCCATTCTGGCCAGCAGCCGCAGGTTCTGCTTCCTTGTTTGGGGCCAAGCATGGTAATCTCAGCATCGTGCCCTCTACAGATTTGCAAGGAAATCTTCCGAAAAGCGGGGTAAATGCAATGCAGGATAAGGGACAGAGCCTCGGAATGTTTACGGGTCATGCTGGGAAGGATAGGGGTTCTCAAGCTGTTAACGTTGTCGATGCCTCTCAGAGAAAGCAAATTTTGCTTCAGCAAGCTCTACCGCCGGGAGCACCTAGTAATATCCTG CATGGCCCTGCTTTCATTCTGCCTCTGAGCCAGCAGCAACAGGCAGCTGTAGCCACATCGGTTCGGCCAGTTTCTGTGAAGTCTCCTCCTCCTGGTGGGAATGCCAACGGCAGTGTGGCTTCAAATGCTTCAAATCCAGCCTCTGTTAGTACCTCACCCGCTGCAGCGATGAGTTTCAACTATTCGGGTGTGCCTGGCAATGAACCACAGTATTTAGCCATTTTGCAGAACAATGGATATACTTACCCAATTCCAGCACATGTAGGGGCGCCGCCTGCATATAGAGGAAGCCACGCTCATTCAATGCCGTTTTTCAACGGGTCGTTTTATTCTTCACAAATGCTTCATCCTTCGCAGCTTCAGCAGCAACCGCCACCTCAGTCTCACCCTAATCAACAGGGACCTCAAAATGCTAATACTGCCAATGGTTCCTCATCGTCTCAGAAGAACATGTCTAATCAGCAGCAGAGGCCACATGGGAGCAGTTTCAGTGGGAACTTTCAAGGCTTTCCTGCATCCAGAAATCAACCATCTCAATCACAGCACCCACAGCAGCAGCAAAACCACGCCTCTCATCAAACAAGGCAACATGAGTCTGAAATTGGCGGTGAAGATAGCCCGTCCACTGCTGATAGTCGAGTGAATCTTGCTAATCTGAGTGTCTACGGTCCAAATTTTCCAATGCCAATGCATACTCCTAATTTTGCTATGATGCCTCCTGCATCGATGGTGGCCGCAGGTGGGGCACCTATTGACAAGAAACAGCAGCCTCAACAACAGTCACAGGGTTCAAAAGGTCTGGAACAATCTCAAACTATTCCTTTGTCTTTTGCTCCCAACGGGGCGCCCAATGCTCCTGGGCTTGACCTTTCATCCTTATCACCAAATCATCCTATTTTTCAAAGTCTTCCTGAGATCACCAGGCAAGGGTATCATCAGATTATGGCCGCTGCCGCCGCTCAGGTTGCTCAGCAGAAAAAGAATTATCGTGTAgcagaagaaggaaaaaccaCACAttcatcggttggggaggatgagagaaaaaatatgTCTGTTAAGGCACCTCCAACTGTTGGTCAGTCCATTGCCTTCTCTAGAACTGATTTAGCTGAGACATTAATTTCCTCAATGCCAGCTGGGGCTGCTGTTGATAGCTCTGCAAGAACTCTCAAACTTGGTTCTACTGCTAGAGCTTCAGGTTCCGTTATGCCGTCTGGGATGAGCACTGTAAATATGTGTGGTTCCCAGCATCAACTACAGcgaaatcatcatcatcagcagcagcagcagcagcaacagatGATTCAGCTTCAAAAGCAGCAGCAATATGCAGCTGCTGCAGCTGCGGTAGCGAGGACGAAAACATCAGCAACAAATAATGGCAATGTTTATGCCGAGCACCCTCCTGCGTCTTCGATGGCTGCGAAGTTTCCTAATGcattgtcttctttttctcaaaatCTTGTCCCAAGTAACAGCAATAGTCCTGCTCAATCTCCTCAGTGGAAAAATTCTGTAAGAACCACTTCATCTCAGGTACCAACCCCCCCTCATTCTTCATCTAATACATCATCTATCAAAAATCTTCcccaacagcagcagcagcagggGCGTCCACAGCAAAACCACTCTCAGATTTCTTTTGGGGCGAGCTCAAAATCTACAGCACAATCACAAGGACAGCAACCTGCAAGCAGTAATCATCCGCAATCGCCCGGAATGATTGGCTCACCAACTAATTCTTCACTCTCAAAGGGTGCCGGTGGAAGCCCACGGACAGCTACTTCGGGTTCCATGAGTCACAAAGTTGGTCAATCATCTTCTTTATCATCACAGCAGACAAAGCATCCTACATCTATGCCCCCTCAGAAGTTATCTCCTGCTGGTGGGCGAAACGTTACATCAATTCTTGGCAATAATCAAATGACCTCTTCAAGTTCTGGAACTAAATTATCCCAACAGtcgcagcagcagcaacagcagcaacagcaacagcagcaacagcaacaacagcaacagcaacatTTGTCGAAGCAATCATTGCAGCAAGCCCAGGTGCTCTTCCCTTATATGCAGGCCCAAGTTTCCCATTCAAGTAGCAGTCCAACTGCTTCACCTTCAAGCGGTTATTATCCAAGGCGTCGTCCTGAGCAGCAATCACAATTGCAGGGCTCAGGAGGAACATCCTCAAATGGAATGCTATCCCTA